The DNA sequence ATCTCCACAAGACGTGCTGTGTTTCGTCACCACCCACCCCAAAGTTGAGAGCGTGGAGAGGGGAGAACAGCTCTCGCCACACCTGACAAAAACAAATGAACACAATACCAGTATGTCAACTAGCATAACCTAGCAGCTAACATGTCTTCTTCTGAAATAACAAGACTTGTAATCAGAAAATATTAAAATGTGGCAAATTATGTTAGCTGAAGTTCCAACCAACAAATGATACCAATGTTTGCAGTCCCATTACAGCTGTCAGGATAGAGAGATTACCTCAAACTGGTGCAAGAGCTGGACAAGAGAGTCTCCTACAAACAGGACATCTGGTTCCTTGTCCTTGCTGTTAGACACAAAGTGGTTATGCTgtaggcagaaggagagaggaaagaggatacctagtcagttgcacaattgaatgcattcaaccgaaatgtgtcttccgcatttaacccaacccctctgaatcaggacACGAGAGGAAATTGACCATATAGGTTACTGGGATTCTGAAATGGCAGCAGGATACACACCAAAGACATCCATCTGCCATCTCCCTGGATGTCCACACAAGGAGTGGGTGTGGCAGCGGGGTTGGAGTCTCCTGAGCTCATCACTTTGTCTGTCTAGTGTCAGAAAGAAACAAAGTGAAAATCAAGGCTTGGTAGATTAGAGCAGATGGTTGGATGCCTAACTGTGTGTGAATCAAAAAGCAACTAACCACGGGTAGCTAGCTGGGTCACTACAGCAGAGTAGTGCAAAACAATTCCAAGTGAAATGTGTAACCCTTTTCACAAATGGGCGTGCACTGGCACATATTATGgggcctaataataataataacgatTGCAGTAACTAATACTTTAGCACAAATACACCAAAAACACGAGGAATCGTTAGTCATATGTCAAGCCAGGCTACAGGAATAGTCAGCTAGctatacagtagctagctagctaatcatAAGGTTAGCATAAAGTGCTACGAACCAATGATGCATTGGCAATGTGGTGCATCAACGTACAGACTTTTTCATATTAATAGGTGTGGTTGCTGAATAGCTAACAGGTATTACTGTTTTACAATACCGTAATTGTGGTTCGGGCTGCCTGATAGTTCCTGAAAGTAAAATTTCAAGACCCTATAGAATGTACCATTGACCACTCATAGGTGAGCTACTTCAGTAAAATATTGTTTTTTCCAGTCTAGTGATATGTATATACAATTAGTACTGTGTATGAATACTTTCGTAAAAACACGTATTTTCACTAAATCATGGCTATCAAAGTGACTGCCAAAGGGAATTATAGTTGCGGATAAACTGTAGCCTACCTCCTCATTTCTAGTTTTGGAATCGCCCGGTGTTTGTTCACTAGGGAAAGGCGCGCCGCCGTAGAGCAAATTTCTTCCCCCCAAGAATCGAACCAACAACCTCGGCGTTGAAAGCGCCATGCGCTACCAACTGAGGTACACGGCACCAACTAACTGACAGACCATGAGAGCTTCTCAACTTCTTCATTCAAACATATAACTTTACAAAAGACTGCGATTATCGCCGAACTCTCCCGCGTCGTCATTAATCAAATCATGTTCGATTTACGTCTCGCCAATTTCACAAAGGTCGATGgttgtttcattgaaatgacgtaaaTTGAAAGTTTAGTTATCTATTACGTTACTCTGTATATTAGTTAGTTCGCACCAGCCAGCTAAAACTGCATGTGCCACATGAGgaaattatgcaaattaaatgTGCTGTTTTACTCAGTTGGGTGATATTGCTGAATATACCCTACACGAACACGCGCAGCTACATTGATTAGCACATCACCTTTTCAATGTGATGTTGGTGGCTAGTCCGGGACGTTGCTGGGCAACCAAACATTTTCAAAACTAGAATGTGTTTACCCCAACTTCCATTTTTGGATAGTTTGCGAAATTGTAGATTACACGTTTTCTGTATCTTTCTAGTTTATGTTACATCATATCACTGGTACATGCAACACTGTATCGGGGTATCTTTCTAGTCTTTTTTAAATTTCGCCTTGATTTCCTGCACCTGTGCCTAATTTGTCCAGAAAAAATTGCTGGTGAGTGACTGCCGTTTGtttactaacgttagctaacgtaaGCTCGCTAGCTAAtcaacaacattattttgttCATGTGTGCTGATTGAATACTTTTTGTTATTGTGAACTGTTTTGTCTTGCTAGCTTGATAATGTTGGCCATATCTAGCTCCTAGGTTTGCTAGTGGAAGTAATTTTTCTGACAACGTTAGCTAATGTTCCAGGTTTCATTAATTTGTGTTAATGATCAAAAGTGTTCTGTTTCAAATAATACTTCTGCATGTGACCCAACAGCCAtctagattttttaaatttattattCAGTCTTTTCTGTGCACCTAGCATTCCACCTCATGATGAGCCATCTACATGGTAGAGCCTTAACAGAGAAGCAGAATGTCCTGCATGTTTTTAGCAAGCACTTCAAGACTATAGGTAAAACCTGTAGCCCAACCAACAGATCCACTCCACACTGCTGCTCTTCAAGCCATACCAAGAACACAGAAGCACAAAACAGCCAGACGAACAAGACTAAACGACTAAAAACacgcaaggagaggagacaggtaagCAGAGGAGGATCAAATAGCAGATCCCACCAGCACCAAAGCAGCAAAGAGAAGGACCACTGTCATGGTTGCTGCCAAAGCTGCTCTCGCCTTCCTCCATGGAGAGATGCCCCATTAGCCCGCGTCTTCCCCGCTGGGCAAGAGCCCAGCATCATCACGAACAACCGTCTCATCGGCCACCATGGCCTGTTCAACCATGAGGTGAAGTCCATCGACATCGAGCGCCTGCTGAGTGAGCAGAGGAAGTTGGAGAAGCTTGGGCAGCGTGGGGAGCGAGGCAAAACTACTGCTACTTTTCCTCCCCTTCCACCCTCATCttcccttcctttctcctctcctgggCCTGATTCAGATGTGGGTGAAGTTGCTGTTCCTGACAATGTTGAGGAGGATCCAGATAAAGGGAGAGTAGAAAGAGTAGTAGCAAAGAGTAGTACTAAGGCCAACAAGTGTGATGAGTATAGGTCTAATTCAGAAAGCAGACTTTTTAAGTGTTCTCATGGGGATACACAAGAGGATTTCAGAAGAAAATTCACATCTATTCAGGTTTGTCTGGAGAAGAATGTAGCCAGTCACTCTAACAGCCAAGAGTCTGGTATCACACCAGGACAGACACATCATAGCGGTCTGACATCATCAGAGGGCTGCGTAGTTACCCTATCATCCACAGAGAGTCCCTCACATGTGGTTCGAAACAAGAGCAAGGGGCCCAGGCCTGTAGTCTGTGAAACACTGTTGTCACCCAGTGCAAAGAATGAAAATGAGAGACCACCTGACACAAGGGCTGAGGTTATGCCTGTTGTCCTTACCATGGAGCAGACCCCCAAAAACCATGGAcctattctctcacacacacagccattcagGCCCAGTCCAAACATCACAATGTCTTCCTTCTCAGCAAGAGGTGGACGCAGTGAGAGCTCAGACAATCAGGTGCAGCAAACTGTCACCAACCCTGTCAGTGTGGTAGCTGCGCGTCTGTGCAGGTCTCTGCAGCTGCCACTGCTCCGCAGGAGACACCTTGTGGCGGAAAGTAGGGAGGTGCTGCTGCAGGCCCTACGGGAGAGGCACGGGCTCCAGCTGCAGGAGAACCTACTCAACGTGCAGCGACGTCTCAGCTTCGGTACAGGACCCACCACAACCAGGGCCGGCCTGGGGCAGAGCACAATCCTGGAAGGCGTAGGTGCATATGGAGGCTGGCCTGCAGGTATGGTATATAATGTGCTTGCGGTTGTGAGTGTTGGGTTGAGGACCGCAATAAGAAATGGAATCCTCTGTACTCTTGATCATATAATCATACTGTAACTAATCAGATCATATTGATTGAAATTGTGGCCTATCTGTATTATTTGTCAAATGTTTTATTGTAGCCTAACTGCATTTGGATATCGATAGTATTGTACACCACAGTGGGGACTTTGAAAATATCTTCAGTGGTGTAGTTTAGTTGAATGATTTTTCAACTATCACAGCTCCATTGGATGGTGGTTTTGGAGAGAGCATGGTGGAGCATCCATGCCTGGACACCCAGAGGTCAGCCCCcaacaagaggaggaggaagcagCAGCTATGCCCCAACAGAATGACCCCTCCTCAGCCCCTCATTGGGTCGCAGAACAGCCTGGACACGGTACGAGCATAAGACATTGAACTATCAGTCATCATCAGCCATATAGCGTAATAGTAAATAAAAATGGTGAATTGACATCTTATATATAATTGGTAATTGTAGGCTTATTGTGATAGGATTTCCTAAACAAATTTGCAGTAGAATGTGCTACTATAATGCTACAGTACATTTTGTTGGTGAAATTGTCACAGAATGTTCTAAATGACAGTCTTCTTTGCAATACTTAGATTTAAAGTATGATAACAAACCAATTCTCTTTAGGCTGCTGCATGGAACCCCAACCCCAGTGTGGAGCAGGTTGGGGAACTGATCGGAGAACTACTTAGGCCCGCTTCCTCCTCGCACTTCCTCATGGACCTCCAGCCCTCTGGTTCCCCCTCTCGCCACCATGTCTTTGCCCCCCCTCCTTCCTCACCTTGGGCAGCTCAATCCGGTCTGCCTCAGCCCTGGGATGACGTATTCGACAGGGGAAGCATGAGAGAGTCAACCAGGGTGGATCACTTTGAGAACTGGAGGTATGACCCAGATTTGAGTTTTCTAAACCAgacagaaacagtgagagagaggagcagtgagCCTTTCTATCATGAGAGGAGTATGCAGTGTTTCCTGCAGTATCCCACAGGGCcaacagagggacacagagacagacacttgCCACAGCAACAAGATCCATACGACATTGAAAGAAGCCATTTTGGTGGTTCTTCCTCATCCT is a window from the Oncorhynchus tshawytscha isolate Ot180627B linkage group LG03, Otsh_v2.0, whole genome shotgun sequence genome containing:
- the si:dkey-250k15.4 gene encoding uncharacterized protein si:dkey-250k15.4; this encodes MMSHLHGRALTEKQNVLHVFSKHFKTIGKTCSPTNRSTPHCCSSSHTKNTEAQNSQTNKTKRLKTRKERRQVSRGGSNSRSHQHQSSKEKDHCHGCCQSCSRLPPWRDAPLARVFPAGQEPSIITNNRLIGHHGLFNHEVKSIDIERLLSEQRKLEKLGQRGERGKTTATFPPLPPSSSLPFSSPGPDSDVGEVAVPDNVEEDPDKGRVERVVAKSSTKANKCDEYRSNSESRLFKCSHGDTQEDFRRKFTSIQVCLEKNVASHSNSQESGITPGQTHHSGLTSSEGCVVTLSSTESPSHVVRNKSKGPRPVVCETLLSPSAKNENERPPDTRAEVMPVVLTMEQTPKNHGPILSHTQPFRPSPNITMSSFSARGGRSESSDNQVQQTVTNPVSVVAARLCRSLQLPLLRRRHLVAESREVLLQALRERHGLQLQENLLNVQRRLSFGTGPTTTRAGLGQSTILEGVGAYGGWPAAPLDGGFGESMVEHPCLDTQRSAPNKRRRKQQLCPNRMTPPQPLIGSQNSLDTAAAWNPNPSVEQVGELIGELLRPASSSHFLMDLQPSGSPSRHHVFAPPPSSPWAAQSGLPQPWDDVFDRGSMRESTRVDHFENWRYDPDLSFLNQTETVRERSSEPFYHERSMQCFLQYPTGPTEGHRDRHLPQQQDPYDIERSHFGGSSSSFSAPTHYPLDSHQLHPFYRFNRRPPTSPVISRSHLPDMDYYPPSNMLESGLSPPLPHGSLPAFPSPERWSFPRMRLY